GTTCTCCCCGGAGCCGTACAGGAGTTGGCCGGCGGACGCGTCGGCGACGGCGAAGGTGACCGTACCGAGGGTCCGGTCGCCGAGCGCGGCGGCGAGCGCCTGCTGGAGGCCCTGGGTGGTGGGGAGGGCGGTGGCCGCACCGGCCTCGACGGAGGCGAGGACGGCGGGGGAGGCGGGAGCCGGCCGGGCGCCGGCACTCGGTGCCGAGGCGGCGCCGGAGGGGCCGCCTGCGGGCGGCTCGGCCGGGCGCTTGGTCCCCTTCTCGCCGGGGCGCTTGCCCTTCCCGTGGTCGCCCTTGCCGTGGTCGTCCCTCTTGCCGCCGTCCCGGTCGTCGTCCTCCCCGCGCCCGGCGCTGTGGTCACCGGGCGCGGGCTGCGCGTACGCACCACCCGAGGTCAGCACCGTTCCGGCCACCAGCACCGCGGCCCCGAACAGTCCCGCGACCGTGCCCCTGCGGCGGCGCCCCGCCCCAACCCCAGCACCCACCGACCGGCCCCTTTCCCGAGCACTCACTCCCGTAGGAGACACTTGGATTCTGTCAGTCCCTACCTTGGAGGAACCGTTGGAGTTCGACGTCCTTATCGAAATCCCGAAGGGCTCTCGTAACAAGTACGAGGTCGACCACGAGACCGGCCGTCTGCGGCTCGACCGGATGCTCTTCACCTCGACCCGCTACCCGGCCGACTACGGCTACGTCGAGGGCACGCTCGGCGAGGACGGCGACCCGCTGGACGCCCTGGTGATCCTGGACGAGCCGACCTTCCCGGGCTGCCTGATCAAGTGCCGCGCGATCGGCATGTTCCAGATGACCGACGAGGCCGGCGGCGACGACAAGCTGCTGTGCGTCCCGGCGACCGACCCGCGCTGGGAGCACCTGCGGGACATCCACCACGTGTCGGAGTTCGACCGCCTGGAGATCCAGCACTTCTTCGAGGTCTACAAGGACCTGGAGCCGGGCAAGTCCGTCGAGGGCGCCAACTGGGTCGGCCGCGCCGAGGCCGAGGCCGAGGTCACCGCTTCGATCAAGCGCCTGGCGGAGCAGGGCGGCCACTGAGCCGTCGTTCCGATCTCGTTCGACAGTTCGAGGTAGGTCGGGGCAGTCGGAGGCCGGGGTTGCGGAGTCGTCCGCGGGCCCCGGCCTCCGCCGTTCCCGGGGTCCGGTCCCTGGGCCCGTTTCCGGCGTTCGGGCGGACAGTTGGTCTTGCCGACGGACTGTCGGCAAGGCTCGACCCGGCTCTGCTGCGCACGCGTGGGTCTGCCGACGGCCCGGCGGGCAGGTGCTCAGTCCTCCAGCCGGAAGCCGATCTTCAGCCCGACCTGGTA
The nucleotide sequence above comes from Streptomyces kaniharaensis. Encoded proteins:
- a CDS encoding inorganic diphosphatase, whose amino-acid sequence is MEFDVLIEIPKGSRNKYEVDHETGRLRLDRMLFTSTRYPADYGYVEGTLGEDGDPLDALVILDEPTFPGCLIKCRAIGMFQMTDEAGGDDKLLCVPATDPRWEHLRDIHHVSEFDRLEIQHFFEVYKDLEPGKSVEGANWVGRAEAEAEVTASIKRLAEQGGH